A window of Ignavibacterium sp. contains these coding sequences:
- the recG gene encoding ATP-dependent DNA helicase RecG, with amino-acid sequence MNSIKANILESSVQYIKSVGPKRAESFARIGIQTIRDLLFYFPSRHLDRSTVLTAAKAYSYILNGYEGEITVLGKVIEREKIRVRNKEILKVQMKDNTGFFECVWFQGAKYFYDVFKEGEFFAVSAKPTIDKYDRFQFVHPDFDRITEEESQSFLHTGKIIPFYRIPKELKARNIGDFSLRRIIAYAVEHYADEIEETLPGEILHQHNLLRLNEAIKNFHFPQSQELFLKARYRFKFEEIFYLELLLALRKNKIQKKSKPIKFEIKTDLIKNFLKILPFELTDAQKKVLSEIKKDMLSDKPMNRLLQGDVGSGKTVVALIAMLIAVDSGYQAALMAPTEILADQHAKNISLLMKKLNEVNKSKQIKVSLLLGGQSNSVRAKKEKEKELQEADIIIGTHALIEEKVSFRNLGLVVIDEQHRFGVKQRADLLAKGLAPDVLVMSATPIPRTLTMTIYGDLDVSVINEMPKNRKPIKTVLRGENKLPEIYKFIIDKAREGYQTFIVYPLVEESEKLDLKAATNYYEELKNTYLKDLNVGLIHGRMNWREKEEMMFRFLKKEFDVLVATTVIEVGIDIPDANIILINDAHRFGLSQLHQLRGRVGRSNKQAYCILVTQDKIAAKQSANELNFEYLSPTQLEYYKASVRLQSMVKFNDGFKIAEIDLKLRGPGDIFGTKQSGFPELKFVNIAEDSELIFEAKNSAFELISSDPTLSQKKNFLVRKKLLESYKENILYADIA; translated from the coding sequence ATGAATTCAATAAAAGCAAATATTCTTGAATCTTCTGTTCAGTACATTAAATCTGTTGGACCGAAAAGAGCAGAGTCATTCGCAAGAATCGGAATACAAACTATTCGTGATCTTCTATTCTATTTTCCTTCCCGGCATCTTGATCGTTCAACTGTTCTTACTGCTGCAAAAGCTTACAGCTATATCTTAAATGGTTATGAAGGTGAAATAACTGTTTTAGGAAAAGTTATTGAAAGAGAAAAAATACGTGTTCGAAACAAAGAGATACTCAAAGTTCAGATGAAAGATAATACGGGATTTTTTGAATGTGTTTGGTTTCAAGGCGCAAAATATTTTTATGATGTATTTAAAGAAGGAGAATTCTTTGCTGTTTCAGCAAAACCCACGATTGATAAATATGACAGATTTCAGTTTGTTCATCCTGATTTTGACAGGATAACGGAGGAAGAATCACAAAGTTTTCTTCATACTGGAAAAATTATTCCGTTCTATAGAATTCCAAAAGAACTTAAAGCAAGAAACATTGGTGATTTCAGCTTAAGAAGAATAATTGCTTATGCCGTTGAACATTATGCAGATGAAATTGAAGAAACATTACCAGGGGAAATTCTACATCAGCATAATTTGCTTAGATTAAACGAAGCAATTAAAAATTTTCACTTCCCACAAAGTCAGGAATTATTTTTAAAAGCAAGATACAGATTCAAGTTCGAGGAGATTTTTTATCTTGAATTACTTCTTGCGCTTCGGAAAAATAAAATTCAGAAAAAGAGTAAGCCGATTAAGTTTGAAATTAAAACAGATTTAATTAAAAACTTTTTAAAAATTCTTCCTTTCGAATTAACAGATGCACAGAAAAAAGTTTTGTCTGAAATAAAAAAAGACATGCTTTCAGACAAACCAATGAACAGATTACTTCAGGGAGATGTTGGAAGCGGAAAGACTGTGGTTGCATTGATTGCAATGCTTATAGCAGTTGATAGCGGGTATCAGGCAGCATTGATGGCACCAACAGAAATTCTTGCAGATCAACACGCAAAAAATATTTCTCTATTGATGAAAAAACTGAATGAAGTAAATAAAAGTAAGCAGATTAAAGTTTCACTATTGCTTGGTGGACAAAGTAACTCAGTAAGAGCAAAAAAGGAAAAAGAAAAAGAGTTACAGGAAGCAGATATAATAATCGGAACTCACGCATTGATTGAAGAGAAAGTCTCATTCAGAAATCTTGGACTTGTTGTAATTGATGAGCAGCATCGTTTTGGAGTTAAGCAACGTGCTGACTTGCTTGCAAAAGGTTTAGCTCCTGATGTTCTTGTTATGAGTGCGACTCCAATACCAAGAACTCTTACTATGACAATTTATGGTGATCTTGATGTTTCAGTAATTAATGAAATGCCTAAAAACAGAAAACCAATAAAAACTGTTTTAAGAGGAGAAAATAAACTTCCCGAGATTTATAAATTTATTATTGATAAAGCCAGAGAAGGTTATCAGACATTTATCGTTTATCCATTGGTTGAAGAATCAGAAAAACTTGATTTGAAAGCAGCAACAAACTATTACGAAGAATTGAAGAATACTTATCTCAAAGATTTGAATGTTGGATTGATTCACGGAAGAATGAACTGGCGTGAGAAAGAAGAAATGATGTTTAGATTTTTGAAAAAAGAATTTGATGTACTTGTGGCAACAACTGTAATAGAAGTTGGGATTGATATTCCTGATGCAAACATAATTTTAATTAATGATGCACACCGTTTTGGTCTTTCACAACTTCATCAGCTTCGCGGAAGAGTTGGAAGAAGTAATAAGCAAGCATATTGTATTCTAGTAACACAAGATAAAATTGCCGCAAAGCAATCTGCCAATGAACTGAACTTTGAATATTTATCTCCAACTCAACTTGAATATTACAAAGCATCTGTTCGTTTGCAATCAATGGTAAAGTTTAATGATGGTTTTAAGATTGCAGAAATTGATTTGAAGCTCAGAGGTCCAGGAGATATTTTCGGAACAAAGCAAAGTGGTTTTCCTGAATTGAAGTTTGTAAACATAGCAGAAGATTCAGAATTAATTTTTGAAGCAAAGAACTCGGCGTTTGAATTAATTTCTTCCGATCCAACACTTTCACAGAAAAAAAATTTTTTAGTAAGAAAAAAACTTTTAGAGAGTTATAAAGAAAATATTCTTTATGCTGACATCGCCTGA
- a CDS encoding deoxyguanosinetriphosphate triphosphohydrolase codes for MDWKKLLSSVQLGTDEKNYKSSHDGRSQFQRDFDRIVFSPAFRRLQDKTQVFPLPESDFVHTRLTHSLEVSVVGRSLGNLVGEKIISRHPELKDDFTKFHFGEIVAAACLAHDIGNPPFGHSGEESISEYFKNGNGKKFKEVINDEKKWNDLTKFEGNAQGFRIITKLQNPKVVGGLRLTYATLAALTKYPKESLTNNNVDTSKIYRKFGFFQSEKEIFKSVAEHTELIRIDDKNYFWCRHPLSFLVEAADDICYRIMDLEDGYRLGLVTFNETEQLLKNLIRIDLVSDYNQRDDAEKIGYLRAKAISELVKELAEVFLEHESDILSAKLNDELISLIPAANGLTEIEKLSVEKIYRHRTVVEREAAGYEVLGGLLDAFINSFNEWLDGNIKPKNRTLVNLLPKRILFNANSGTEIYERLLMIIDFISGMTDSFAVSLFRKIKGISLPGSRLTE; via the coding sequence GTGGATTGGAAAAAACTTTTATCCTCAGTTCAATTAGGAACAGATGAAAAAAATTATAAAAGCAGTCACGATGGCAGAAGTCAGTTTCAGAGAGACTTTGATCGGATTGTTTTCTCACCTGCATTCAGAAGGTTGCAGGATAAAACACAGGTTTTTCCTTTACCCGAAAGTGATTTTGTTCATACCCGATTAACCCATAGTCTTGAAGTGTCAGTTGTTGGAAGATCACTTGGTAATCTCGTAGGTGAAAAAATAATTTCAAGACATCCGGAATTAAAAGATGACTTCACAAAATTTCATTTTGGTGAAATTGTTGCCGCTGCTTGCCTTGCTCATGACATAGGAAATCCACCGTTTGGTCATTCGGGTGAAGAATCAATTTCCGAATACTTTAAAAACGGAAATGGAAAAAAGTTTAAAGAAGTAATTAATGATGAAAAGAAATGGAACGACTTAACAAAGTTTGAAGGTAATGCACAAGGATTCCGTATAATAACCAAATTACAAAATCCAAAAGTAGTTGGCGGACTCCGATTGACTTACGCAACTCTTGCAGCATTAACTAAATATCCGAAAGAGTCTTTAACTAATAATAATGTTGATACTTCTAAGATTTACAGAAAGTTCGGATTCTTTCAATCTGAAAAAGAAATCTTTAAATCAGTTGCTGAGCATACAGAGCTTATAAGAATTGACGATAAGAATTATTTCTGGTGCAGGCATCCACTAAGTTTTCTTGTTGAAGCTGCAGATGACATTTGTTACAGAATTATGGATTTGGAAGATGGCTACAGATTAGGACTTGTAACATTTAATGAGACTGAACAACTACTTAAAAATCTTATTCGAATTGATCTTGTGTCAGATTACAATCAGAGAGATGATGCAGAAAAAATTGGTTATCTCAGAGCTAAAGCAATAAGCGAATTGGTAAAAGAACTTGCAGAAGTTTTTCTTGAACACGAAAGTGATATTCTCTCTGCAAAACTTAATGATGAACTGATTTCCCTTATTCCTGCAGCAAATGGCTTAACCGAAATTGAAAAACTTTCAGTTGAAAAAATTTATCGTCATCGGACAGTTGTTGAAAGAGAAGCGGCCGGATACGAAGTGCTTGGAGGGTTGTTGGATGCATTCATAAATTCTTTCAATGAATGGCTTGATGGAAATATTAAACCAAAGAACAGAACCCTGGTCAATCTTCTACCTAAAAGAATTTTGTTTAATGCTAATTCAGGCACTGAAATTTATGAAAGACTTCTGATGATAATTGATTTTATCTCGGGTATGACTGACTCATTTGCTGTTTCTTTGTTCAGAAAAATTAAAGGAATTTCACTGCCAGGTAGCCGGTTAACTGAGTAA
- a CDS encoding PAS domain S-box protein, whose translation MKFDKFNHPAQNFSSNELEEKLNEIMIVGKIAWWQFNFDKNQIYYSSQRTELLGYNKTEMPSGFDGLISLIHEADRQILTSTMQDYLAGKITEHNIEYRIKHKDGDYRIFRNIGRLKISSDNERIVSGIVIDITDYKKTEKSLKETEAKFKLITENSIDEIWVRDLNLNLIYASPSCLKVHGYSPEEFKDIKLKDLLTPESFYYVNHVLKEELEYDKNPHAEPTRTRTILIKERHKHGHIIWTENQVSFVRDENNKPKAIIGVTRDVTHKIKSDQIREAVYRISEATHTAENLDNLFKEIHQIIATIMPAKNFYIALYDKNSDLISFPYFVDEVDEPLPPSPPGRGLTEYVLRTGEPLFASPEVFQELVNRGEVELVGVDSFDWLGVPLKIKNNTIGVLVVQSYSSSERYTIEDLDHLVFVADQVAMAIERKRTESEKNRLNELLSAVSRAQSHLLTKKDLYFSVQLALTEIGKAVEVDRVYIFENHYDAENEKVLMSQRYEWCSEKAIPQIDNTELINLPYEPLFKRWYDELSHGGNIFGLIKDFPEEEKPILESQGIKSILIVPIFVSGRFWGFIGFDDCHSERIWTESEMSVLNAIASSIGGVFQRKSIEDALRKSEEKYRNFIEKSMEGIYLLQFRKPIDTTLPVNKQIELFYEYGYIAEANDAMANMYGLSSSKELIGKSLAEIHGGKNKSENIESFKSFIMNGYKVENSETVEIRIDGSQLYVLNNVIGIIENNKLVANWGTQIDITERKLAEEAILKAKEKAEEASRLKSNFLSNMSHELRTPLIGILGYSEIMMNELANSNYGEMASTIYQSGSRLLETLNMILTLSKVESEKVNLNLSDVSLTELVDEVRILFDSVARKKNIELKAVYPKEGLSIKSDAKILREIFNNLVNNAVKYTEKGSVLIEVKRNELTGEIMIRVKDTGIGIPKDKLDIIFEEFRQASEGLARNFEGTGLGLSITKKFVQLLGGKIFVESQVGLGSTFTVVLPYSPSTKSASETKTTDERSIRDQILGRTPKERKSLLIVENDRINAAVIEAYVKKDYDVEVVGRGEDAVKKASEKQYDAILMDINLGSGINGVEATQQIRKIKGYEKTPIVAVTAFALKGDKEEFLAKGCSHYISKPFTQPQIIALLNEIFINGKSK comes from the coding sequence ATGAAATTTGATAAGTTCAATCATCCTGCACAAAATTTTTCTTCTAATGAGCTTGAAGAGAAGTTAAATGAAATAATGATTGTCGGGAAAATTGCCTGGTGGCAATTTAATTTCGATAAAAATCAGATATACTACTCTTCCCAAAGAACAGAACTCCTCGGATATAATAAAACTGAGATGCCTTCGGGATTCGATGGTTTAATTTCTTTGATTCACGAAGCTGATAGACAAATTCTTACTTCTACAATGCAGGATTACCTTGCAGGGAAAATTACTGAACATAATATCGAGTATCGGATAAAGCATAAAGATGGTGATTACAGAATTTTCAGAAATATAGGAAGATTAAAAATTTCTTCTGATAATGAAAGAATTGTATCGGGAATTGTGATTGATATTACTGACTACAAAAAAACAGAAAAGAGTCTGAAAGAAACCGAAGCAAAATTTAAGCTTATAACTGAAAACTCAATTGATGAAATCTGGGTTAGAGATCTTAATTTAAATTTGATTTATGCAAGTCCATCTTGTCTTAAGGTTCACGGATATTCGCCGGAAGAATTCAAAGACATTAAACTGAAAGATTTACTCACACCCGAATCTTTCTACTATGTTAATCATGTTTTGAAAGAAGAGCTTGAGTATGACAAAAATCCTCATGCTGAACCGACCAGAACCCGAACGATTCTAATCAAAGAAAGACATAAACACGGACACATAATATGGACTGAAAATCAGGTTAGCTTTGTCCGGGATGAAAACAACAAACCAAAAGCGATAATTGGTGTTACAAGAGATGTAACCCATAAAATTAAATCAGATCAAATCAGAGAAGCCGTTTACAGAATCTCCGAAGCAACACACACAGCAGAAAATCTTGATAATCTTTTTAAAGAGATTCATCAAATTATCGCAACGATAATGCCCGCAAAAAATTTCTACATTGCGTTGTATGATAAAAATTCTGATTTGATTTCATTCCCTTATTTTGTTGATGAGGTTGATGAACCACTTCCACCTTCACCACCCGGAAGAGGACTTACTGAATATGTTTTGAGAACCGGCGAACCACTATTCGCTTCGCCTGAAGTATTTCAGGAACTTGTTAACAGAGGTGAAGTAGAGCTTGTTGGTGTTGATTCATTTGACTGGCTTGGAGTTCCTCTTAAAATAAAGAACAATACAATTGGTGTTTTGGTAGTTCAGTCATACAGCTCGAGCGAAAGATACACAATTGAAGATTTGGATCATCTCGTGTTTGTTGCAGATCAGGTTGCAATGGCAATTGAAAGAAAAAGGACAGAAAGTGAAAAGAACAGATTAAACGAATTGTTATCAGCTGTATCGAGAGCACAATCACACTTGTTAACAAAAAAAGATTTATACTTCAGCGTTCAGCTGGCTTTGACTGAAATTGGTAAAGCTGTTGAAGTTGACAGAGTTTACATTTTTGAAAATCATTACGATGCTGAAAATGAAAAAGTTCTGATGAGTCAGAGATATGAATGGTGCTCTGAAAAAGCCATACCACAAATTGATAATACAGAACTAATCAATCTCCCCTATGAGCCATTGTTCAAACGATGGTATGATGAGCTTTCTCATGGAGGGAACATCTTTGGATTAATTAAAGATTTTCCTGAAGAAGAAAAGCCAATTCTCGAAAGTCAAGGGATTAAATCAATTCTCATCGTTCCGATATTTGTTTCGGGAAGGTTCTGGGGATTCATCGGTTTTGATGATTGCCATTCGGAAAGAATATGGACTGAAAGTGAAATGTCAGTACTTAACGCAATTGCATCAAGCATTGGCGGTGTCTTCCAGAGAAAATCAATTGAGGATGCTCTGAGAAAGAGTGAAGAGAAATACCGAAACTTTATAGAAAAAAGTATGGAGGGCATTTATCTTCTTCAATTCAGAAAACCAATTGATACCACTCTTCCCGTAAACAAACAAATTGAACTCTTCTATGAATATGGTTACATTGCCGAGGCAAACGATGCAATGGCAAATATGTATGGTTTATCTTCAAGTAAAGAACTAATCGGCAAATCATTAGCTGAGATTCACGGAGGTAAAAATAAATCTGAAAACATTGAATCATTCAAATCTTTTATAATGAATGGATACAAAGTAGAAAACAGTGAAACAGTTGAAATCAGGATTGATGGCTCACAGTTGTATGTTCTTAATAATGTTATCGGAATAATTGAGAATAATAAACTTGTTGCAAACTGGGGAACTCAGATTGATATAACTGAAAGAAAGCTCGCCGAAGAAGCAATTCTTAAAGCTAAAGAAAAAGCTGAAGAAGCAAGCAGATTAAAATCTAACTTTTTATCTAATATGAGTCACGAACTCAGAACACCATTGATTGGAATTCTGGGTTACTCAGAAATTATGATGAATGAACTTGCTAATTCAAACTATGGTGAAATGGCTTCTACAATTTATCAAAGCGGAAGCAGGTTACTTGAAACTTTAAATATGATCCTCACTCTCTCAAAAGTTGAAAGTGAAAAAGTAAATCTAAACTTATCTGATGTCTCATTAACTGAATTAGTTGATGAAGTAAGAATTCTTTTTGACTCTGTTGCAAGAAAGAAAAACATAGAACTGAAAGCTGTTTATCCGAAAGAGGGACTTTCTATTAAAAGCGATGCAAAAATTTTAAGAGAAATATTTAATAACCTTGTTAATAACGCTGTAAAGTACACTGAAAAAGGAAGCGTATTGATTGAAGTGAAAAGAAATGAACTTACCGGCGAGATTATGATTCGCGTAAAAGATACCGGAATTGGAATACCAAAAGATAAACTCGATATCATATTTGAAGAATTCAGGCAAGCAAGTGAAGGACTTGCACGAAACTTTGAAGGCACCGGACTCGGCTTAAGTATTACGAAAAAATTTGTTCAATTGCTTGGCGGAAAAATATTCGTTGAAAGTCAGGTAGGACTTGGTTCAACATTTACAGTCGTATTACCTTATAGTCCTTCGACCAAATCAGCAAGTGAAACTAAAACAACTGATGAGCGTTCAATCAGAGATCAGATTCTTGGCAGAACACCAAAGGAAAGAAAATCACTCTTGATTGTCGAAAATGACAGAATAAATGCTGCTGTAATTGAAGCTTATGTTAAAAAAGATTATGATGTTGAAGTTGTTGGAAGAGGCGAAGATGCAGTAAAGAAAGCTTCGGAGAAGCAGTATGATGCAATACTGATGGATATAAATCTTGGCTCTGGAATAAATGGTGTTGAAGCAACTCAGCAGATAAGAAAGATAAAAGGATATGAGAAAACTCCTATTGTTGCTGTTACTGCATTTGCACTTAAGGGTGATAAAGAAGAATTTTTAGCCAAGGGATGCTCGCACTACATATCAAAGCCATTTACGCAGCCGCAGATCATTGCTTTGTTGAATGAAATATTTATTAACGGTAAGAGTAAATAA
- a CDS encoding NAD(P)H-dependent glycerol-3-phosphate dehydrogenase: MKVSVLGAGGWGTTLAVLLHYNGHSVTLWEYKKAYAKELAKRRENKIYLPGIQIPDEIKISSDLEDSTVHKNLIVLAVPSQFLRKVIEKIDYHSIKDTILVSVSKGIEKETLMTMSQMIKDVHHRLDKNQIGVLSGPSHAEEVSKRVPTAVVAASVSRETSKTIQSVFINSYFRVYSSTDILGVELGGAFKNVIAIGAGIIDGAGFGDNTKAAIMTRGVAEISRLGLVMGARPETFAGLSGMGDLIVTCMSRHSRNRFVGEQIGKGKKLKDVLKSMEMVAEGVETTKSVNQLADKYKVETPIANEVYKILFEDKDPIKATNDLMNRDMKFE, encoded by the coding sequence ATGAAAGTTTCGGTGCTTGGCGCAGGCGGCTGGGGAACAACCCTTGCCGTCTTGCTGCACTACAACGGTCATAGTGTTACACTATGGGAGTATAAAAAAGCTTACGCCAAAGAGCTTGCAAAAAGAAGAGAGAATAAAATTTATCTCCCGGGAATTCAAATTCCGGATGAAATAAAAATTTCTTCTGATCTTGAAGATTCCACTGTTCATAAAAATCTTATTGTGCTTGCCGTTCCTTCGCAGTTTCTTAGAAAAGTTATAGAGAAGATTGATTATCATTCCATTAAAGACACAATTCTTGTAAGTGTTTCCAAGGGAATTGAAAAAGAAACTTTGATGACTATGTCGCAGATGATTAAAGATGTTCATCATCGTTTGGATAAAAATCAAATTGGTGTTTTATCAGGTCCAAGTCACGCTGAGGAAGTTTCCAAAAGAGTTCCAACTGCAGTTGTTGCTGCTTCAGTGAGCAGAGAAACATCCAAAACAATTCAATCAGTTTTTATTAATTCTTATTTCAGAGTTTATTCTTCTACTGATATACTTGGTGTTGAGTTAGGTGGAGCTTTCAAAAATGTTATTGCTATTGGTGCGGGAATTATTGATGGAGCCGGATTTGGCGATAATACTAAAGCAGCTATTATGACAAGAGGAGTTGCGGAAATTTCACGTTTGGGTTTGGTAATGGGCGCTCGTCCCGAAACTTTTGCAGGACTATCAGGAATGGGAGATTTAATTGTTACCTGTATGAGCAGACATAGCCGAAACCGTTTTGTTGGTGAACAAATTGGTAAAGGTAAAAAGTTAAAAGATGTTTTAAAGTCAATGGAAATGGTTGCTGAAGGTGTTGAAACAACCAAATCTGTTAATCAGCTTGCAGATAAATATAAAGTAGAAACTCCAATTGCAAATGAGGTCTATAAAATTCTTTTTGAAGATAAAGATCCGATTAAAGCCACAAACGATTTAATGAATCGTGATATGAAGTTCGAATAA
- the plsY gene encoding glycerol-3-phosphate 1-O-acyltransferase PlsY, translated as MFLLATIIILSYLVGSIPTSIIISKAVKGIDIRNYGSGNAGGTNVMRVLGWKHGVLVIFLDALKGAIAVVLIARLHYGVLPFQNVSPFDDFTLVQIIAGISAVIGHIWTVFAGFRGGKGIATALGMLLMIITVDMLIAVGIFLIVVSISRYVSLGSIVSAMAVPLSMIFRENVLHTHIEGYNTLLPFVIGVSLLVIFTHRKNLVRLVNGTENKLSFSKKK; from the coding sequence ATGTTTTTATTAGCTACTATAATAATACTTTCTTATCTGGTTGGTTCAATTCCAACTAGCATTATTATTAGTAAAGCTGTAAAAGGAATTGATATCAGAAATTACGGAAGTGGAAATGCCGGTGGTACAAATGTAATGCGTGTACTCGGCTGGAAACACGGAGTTCTGGTTATCTTTCTTGATGCTCTTAAAGGTGCGATTGCAGTAGTACTTATTGCAAGATTACATTACGGAGTTCTTCCTTTCCAGAATGTTTCTCCATTTGATGATTTTACTCTTGTTCAGATTATTGCAGGAATTTCTGCTGTCATTGGACACATCTGGACAGTGTTTGCAGGATTTCGTGGTGGAAAAGGTATTGCCACAGCATTAGGAATGCTACTTATGATTATTACAGTTGATATGTTAATTGCTGTTGGTATCTTTTTAATAGTTGTTTCTATTTCGCGATATGTTTCTCTTGGTTCTATTGTAAGTGCTATGGCTGTTCCATTAAGTATGATTTTCCGGGAAAATGTTCTTCATACACATATCGAAGGTTATAATACACTCTTACCATTTGTAATAGGTGTATCACTTCTTGTAATTTTCACTCACAGAAAAAATCTTGTTCGTTTGGTAAACGGAACAGAGAACAAATTAAGTTTCAGTAAAAAGAAATAA
- a CDS encoding methylated-DNA--[protein]-cysteine S-methyltransferase — translation MPEYFYSEKIISGIHFIVITDGKALKQVLINSALPSSLHKLIKTNSSDRNLLNTFYQLEEYFFEGRKEFSIPTDPDGTELQKKVWKELLKIPFGKTISYKQLAERLGDKSLIRAVGKANAANPIPVIIPCHRVIGTNGSLVGYSAGLEIKKRLLKLEKSLESNLFE, via the coding sequence TTGCCAGAATATTTTTATTCCGAAAAAATTATTTCGGGTATTCATTTCATCGTAATCACAGATGGTAAAGCACTAAAACAGGTTTTGATTAACTCAGCTTTACCATCTTCTTTACATAAACTCATCAAAACAAATTCATCAGATAGAAATTTATTGAATACTTTTTATCAGTTAGAAGAATATTTTTTTGAAGGAAGAAAAGAATTTTCAATCCCAACTGATCCGGACGGAACTGAGTTACAGAAAAAAGTATGGAAAGAACTTTTGAAAATTCCTTTTGGAAAAACAATTTCATACAAGCAACTTGCTGAGCGACTCGGCGATAAAAGTCTTATTCGTGCGGTTGGAAAAGCAAATGCTGCGAATCCTATTCCAGTAATAATTCCGTGTCACAGAGTTATAGGAACTAATGGTTCGCTTGTTGGTTATTCGGCAGGTCTTGAGATTAAAAAGAGATTATTGAAACTCGAAAAAAGTTTAGAGTCAAACCTTTTTGAATAA
- a CDS encoding NifU family protein, whose protein sequence is MLMVQDVDLTPNPHALKFILNEKLLNYESRQYSSREEAENDPFAKGIFQIPGVVSVFYMDKFVTIEKTKETNWGQIQRPFINFLKDFDKSLIPAEKEIEMSEQESNELLKKINELLDQKVRPALAGDGGGLEVLGVEGFTVKIRYQGACGSCPSSISGTLMAIEGLLKRDINPAIQVIPA, encoded by the coding sequence ATGTTAATGGTTCAAGATGTTGATTTAACTCCAAATCCACACGCATTAAAATTTATCTTGAATGAAAAATTACTTAATTACGAAAGTCGTCAATATTCAAGCAGGGAAGAAGCTGAAAACGATCCATTTGCAAAAGGAATTTTCCAAATTCCAGGCGTTGTTTCCGTTTTCTATATGGATAAGTTTGTAACAATTGAAAAAACTAAAGAAACAAACTGGGGTCAGATACAAAGACCTTTTATTAATTTCCTCAAAGATTTTGATAAGAGTCTTATCCCTGCAGAAAAAGAAATTGAAATGTCTGAGCAGGAATCTAACGAGCTTCTGAAAAAGATAAATGAACTGCTTGATCAGAAAGTAAGACCTGCTTTAGCTGGTGATGGCGGCGGTCTTGAAGTTCTTGGAGTAGAAGGTTTCACTGTCAAGATTCGTTATCAGGGCGCTTGTGGCAGTTGCCCGAGTTCCATTTCCGGAACACTCATGGCAATTGAAGGATTATTGAAGCGAGATATCAATCCTGCTATTCAGGTTATTCCTGCTTGA
- a CDS encoding asparaginase — translation MKKILVVFTGGTFSMMIDQTTGGAIPRYSGSELLDMIPQAKELAEIEYFDFGKYPGPHVTPQLMLQLSKKIKQLLSEKHYDGVIVTHGTDTLEETAYFLDLTINTQIPIVMIGSMKNSSEPDWDGPKNLIDAIHICLNDNSKNLGVLVCLNGEINAASEVTKIYSDSVESFKSLDFGSLGFVQNERVIYNRLPHYLEKIETDVIDDNVDMLTVYAGMNEKFFRFSADSGASGIVVEALGVGNVPPPAFEGIKYAVQKGIPVVLTSRCPAGETDYIYSYPGAGKHLHDIGVIFADYINGQKARIKLIIVLGKTKDINEIRRYFEGPRAKYKK, via the coding sequence ATGAAAAAGATTTTGGTTGTTTTTACCGGCGGAACATTTTCAATGATGATAGACCAAACTACCGGAGGTGCGATTCCAAGGTATTCCGGAAGTGAGTTGCTTGATATGATTCCACAAGCAAAAGAGCTAGCGGAAATTGAATACTTTGATTTTGGAAAATATCCAGGCCCGCATGTTACACCACAACTTATGCTTCAGCTTTCAAAAAAAATAAAACAACTTTTATCAGAAAAACATTATGACGGAGTAATTGTTACGCACGGAACCGATACTCTTGAAGAAACCGCCTACTTCCTTGACTTAACAATAAATACTCAAATTCCAATCGTTATGATTGGTTCAATGAAAAACAGTTCCGAACCAGATTGGGATGGTCCGAAAAATTTAATTGATGCGATTCATATCTGTCTAAATGATAACTCTAAAAATTTAGGTGTGCTTGTTTGTTTGAATGGTGAGATAAATGCAGCGAGCGAGGTAACAAAAATTTATTCTGATTCGGTTGAGTCGTTTAAGAGTTTGGATTTTGGATCTCTTGGATTTGTTCAGAATGAAAGAGTGATTTACAATCGTCTTCCACATTATCTTGAAAAAATTGAAACAGATGTAATAGATGACAATGTTGATATGCTTACTGTTTATGCTGGAATGAACGAAAAGTTTTTCAGATTTTCTGCTGACAGTGGTGCATCCGGAATTGTTGTTGAAGCACTTGGAGTTGGAAATGTTCCTCCTCCTGCTTTTGAAGGAATTAAATATGCTGTTCAGAAAGGAATTCCTGTGGTACTGACATCGCGATGTCCGGCAGGTGAAACAGACTACATCTACAGTTATCCCGGTGCCGGAAAACATTTACACGATATCGGAGTCATATTTGCAGATTACATTAACGGACAAAAAGCAAGAATTAAGCTCATAATTGTTCTTGGAAAGACAAAAGACATAAATGAAATAAGAAGATATTTTGAAGGTCCAAGAGCGAAGTATAAAAAGTGA